In Ornithodoros turicata isolate Travis chromosome 1, ASM3712646v1, whole genome shotgun sequence, the DNA window GGCGCTGACTTCCTCCAGCATTTCGCACTCGACATCAGTCTCTCGCGCAGGAAATTGACAGACACCCTGACCACCCTTTCGGTGTCTGGTTCGCCCGCGCTGCAGACTTCTACGGGCATTCGTACTGTGCTGCCTGCGTCCCGCTACGCCGCTATTCTCACTGATTTTCCCGCTGTGACCAAGCCGTGCAACCTTGAGGTTACGCCCACGCACTCAGTCATGCACCACATCCAGACCACTGGACCACCCGCGGTATCACGCCCCCGTTGGCTCTTCGGTGAGCGTCTCCAGATTGCTCGCCGTGAGTTTGACCACATGCTGCAGCTGGGGCTCATCCGTCCATCGTCCAGCCAACGGTCATCACCGCTACATATGGTACCGAAGAAGGACCCCGGCGATTGGCGCCCTTGCGGCGACTATAGAGCCCTGAATTCCCGCACAGTACCAGACCAGTATCCCTTGCCGCACATCCACAAGGCCTTCCTTTCGTGTTTGCGTATCTGGACGACCTACTCATTGCCAGCAAGTCTCCTCAGGAACACGAAGCACACCTGCGCCAGATGTTCGAGCGCCTGGACGACAACGGCCTTGTCATCAATCCCGGCAAATGCCTTTTCGGCGTTCCGTCGTTGGAATTCCTCGGCCACAGCGTGTCGGCGGACGGCATTTCGCCGCTCCCGTCCAAGGTACAAGCCGTTCAAGACTTCCCCGTGCCTTCTTCATTGCGGAAGCTCCGCGAGTTTCTCGGCCTCGTAAACTTCCATCGCCGTTTTATCCCGCACTGTGCCGACCTCTTGCGACCCTTGACAGACCTGCTTCGTACGCACACCAAGCCGAACTCCCCTCTGACTCTCTCCTCAGAAGCTCTCACTGCCTTCCAAACCATCAAGGCGGCCCTTGCTTCAGTCGCCATGCTCGTACACCCGGTGTCTTCGGCCCCTACACGCCTAATGGTGGACGCCTCATCTCATGCCGTTGGCGCCGTTCTACAGCAGCAGCAGTCCGGCGATGATTGGGCCCCCTTGGCTTTCTTCTCTCAGCGGCTCAAGCCATCCGAAGAGAGGTATAGCACCTTTAGCCGAGAACTCCTCGCCATCTACTACGCTGTGAGGCACTTCCAGCATTACCTCGAAGGCCGGCGGTTCTACGTTCTCACGGACCATAAACCTCTTACGTTTGTCTTCAAGTCCAACCATGACACATACTCCCCGACCGACCCCcgtcgtctctctctctcatctcgGAGTACACCACCGACATCCGCTTCGTTCGTGGTGATCAGAACGCTCCGGCCGACGCACTGTCACGCCTCGAGGGTGCCACCTGTTCGGCTGCCTTGACCTTCGACACTCTGGCCGCCGCGCAAGCGGGAGATCCCACGCTTAGTCACCTTCTCTCAGACACGACCAAGCACACCCTACAGCTTCAGAAGGCGCCTCTACCCTTTTCGTCGTCTGACATATGGTGCGACCTCTCTGGCCTCATCCCCCGTCCCTACTTGCCGCCCTCCCTGCGCTTCCCTACCTTTCAAGGTCTTCATAACACCAGCCATCCTGGGATCCGTGCCACGCAGCGACTATTGTCATCTCGCTTTGTGTGGCCGGGAATGAACACGGACGTTCGACGTTGGACGAGGGCTTGCATCCCTTGCCAAAAGGCCAAGATCACACGTCACAGCAAGACACCCGTTCATCCCTTCACCTTGCCTGACGCACGGTTTCAGCACCTTCATGTCGACCTCGTTGGTCCATTACCCCCGTGCCACGGCCATCGCTACCTTCTTACTATCGTGGACCGCTATACACGATGGCCGGAAGCGGTTCCCCTTCCCGATGCGACTGCAGATACCGTGGCGCACGCCCTCCTCCCGCCTGGATCGCACGGTACGGCTGCCCCGCCCGCATTACCACCGACCAAGGACGGCAGTTCCAGAGTGCCCTCTTCAGGCGACTCATGGCGCTCCTCGGCATTCACCATCTGCGGACCACAGCCTACCACCCCGCTGCAAACGGTCTGGTGGAGCGTTTTCACCGCCAGCTGAAGACCGCTTTCATCGCTCACCAGGCCGGGACTCATTGGGTCGACCATCTGCCCCTAGTCTTGCTGGGTATTCGCTCCGCCCTGAAGCACGACCTTGCGTGCTCTGCCGCAGAGTTGGTTTTCGGCACGACCCTGCGTTTGCCCGCTGACTTCTGGCGCCCCGGTCAAACTGAGCAGCCTGTTCCCCCGGCCGACTATGTCCACGGCCTCCGACGCTTCTTCCGTCAGCTTGCTCCGACCCCTCCGCGCCAGCCCACCACTGTCCCGGATTTTGTTCCCCAAGATCTAAAGTCCTGCACACATGCCTTCCTGCGTCGTGACGCCGTTCGCCGTCCCCTGGCCCCTCACTACGACGGCCCCTTCCGTGTGCTGTGCCGGTCTGACAAGACGTTTACCCTCGACATGGCCGGACACAAACAGGTGGTGTCGTTAGACCGTGTGAAGCCTGCTTACATGGAGTCCGACTCTCCTGCACCACTTCCTTGCTCCACTGTACGACATCCGCACCCGGTCCCCAGGCTCCGCCGTACAGTCTCTTGGGCCAGCACCCTCAGCTAGTCTCCAACTCCCCCCTCAGCCAGTCGAAGGggagggggagccctgtagcgagCCGCCCAATCCGCAACGCCATCAGCGCTCGTTCAAATTGGTCGCGCTAATAAATGCACGGCGCACGGGCCGCTCGGCCAGTTGTTCCCGTGGATTAGCCAGAACGTTGTCTCTTTCCTGGAACACGCTACCTAGAGTTTCATCGTCCCTATGCTCCGTACGTCTGGTTTTTGACCTGGTTGTCGAGTAAGCGGGTTCCCCATATTTATGTCGCTGAGCGATATAGAGCTTTCTGGAAAAACACATCGTGATCTTCCTTACTTTTCTACTGCGGAATTATGAGGTTATGAGGACATTCTGTGCACTTGTAAAAGCCGTCAACCCAACCGAGTGACTCTAACCCGATCTGGATGCCGCATGGCTTTACGCCTCAGTTTGAGTCACTAATCCCAACAGGAGTCTCCTACTGaaactaccgtattttctggtgtataacgcgcatccctaaaaacgggccg includes these proteins:
- the LOC135389055 gene encoding uncharacterized protein LOC135389055, with amino-acid sequence MAGSGSPSRCDCRYRGARPPPAWIARYGCPARITTDQGRQFQSALFRRLMALLGIHHLRTTAYHPAANGLVERFHRQLKTAFIAHQAGTHWVDHLPLVLLGIRSALKHDLACSAAELVFGTTLRLPADFWRPGQTEQPVPPADYVHGLRRFFRQLAPTPPRQPTTVPDFVPQDLKSCTHAFLRRDAVRRPLAPHYDGPFRVLCRSDKTFTLDMAGHKQVVSLDRVKPAYMESDSPAPLPCSTVRHPHPVPRLRRTVSWASTLS